A window of Pungitius pungitius chromosome 19, fPunPun2.1, whole genome shotgun sequence genomic DNA:
ttctgtcagaCTTACCTGGAGGGGTACCAGATAAACGTATTTGTATCTTCTAACCTAAAATTCATTCTCCACAAGGAGAACAAAGCTGCTTCTTGTTTTGGTTGCTTTTCTATACAATACATAGTTCTACTAGACGATTAGTGTCTCTGCCATCTTTAACCTAGTAAACTAGGACAAGTAGCAACAGTGGTATGTTAATAGGTAATAATTAACTCCAATTCGCTTCCTGTCATTTCTGTACAGAGCCGCAGGATCCAGTGCTGCTTGTATTTATCGGTGCTTAAAAATAACTCTGTAGCTGTTTTCAGATTGCTCAGAAATATGACCCTCAAAAAGAGGAGGAGCTACGCTTCTGGATCGAGGAGGTGACGGGAATGTCTATTGGAGAGAACTTCCAGAAGGGCTTAAAGGATGGCGTCGTCCTCTGCGAGTATGTTCTGACTCACTTTCACTCtgtgtctcactctctgtctgtcactctgtgtctcactgactgtctctcactttctgtccgtctctctttctcactttctgtctgtccctctgtgtctcactttctgtctctcaatttctgtccgtctctctttctcactttctgtctgtccctctgtgtctcactttctgtctctcaatttctgtccgtctctctttctcactttctgtctgtccctctgtgtctcactgactGTCACTGTCTCTCaatttctgtctgtctcactttctgtctctcaatttctgtctgtctctctgtgtctcactttctgtctgtccctctgtgtctcactgactGTCACTGTCTCTCaatttctgtctgtctcactttctgtctctcaatttctgtctgtctctctgtgtctcactttctgtctgtccctctgtgtctcacttTCTGACTGTcactctgtgtctcactgactGTCTCTCAatttctgtccgtctctctttctcactttctgtctgtccctctgtgtctcactgactGTCACTGTCTCTCaatttctgtctgtctcactttctgtctctcaatttctgtctgtctctctgtgtctcactttctgtctgtccctctgtgtctcactgactGTCACTGTCTCTCaatttctgtctgtctcactttctgtctctcaatttctgtctgtctctctgtgtctcactttctgtctgtccctctgtgtctcacttTCTGACTGTCACTCTGTCTCTGTCGAGCCCCTTCCGTCCTCATCCATCTACGTCTTTCCCTCAGACTGATCAACAAGCTGCAAACAGGTTCTGTGAAGAGAATCAACCTTTCCCAGTTAAACTGGCACAAGGTAAGACCTGTGAACTGTGAGTGAAGagtgcagcagctgctggttCACACCTTTCACTAACTGCAGTGTCCCTCTCCTTTTCCGTGGCTCTCTTTAGCTGGAAAACCTTGGGAATTTTATCAAAGCTATCCTGGCCTACGGCCTGAAGCCCAATGACATCTTTGAGGCCAACGACTTGTTTGAAAACGGGAACATGACTCAAGTTCAGACCACGCTGCTTGCACTGGCCAGCATGGTGAGTACAGAGGGTCACATGTTCCAATGATATGAGAAACACATGTAACGTCCACTGACCAGCTTGTCCTCTCTGTCAGGCGAAGACCAAAGGTATGGACACAAAGATTGATATCGGGGTGAAATACGCAGACAAACAAGCTCGACATTTTGACCATGAGAAGATCAAGGCCGGCCAGTGTGTCATTGGACTGCAGGTAACTACGACTGGTGATGAGGTGGTTCTTCAAGCCAACAAGTGAACCTCATGGCCTGCTTTAGCTTGTATCTTGTAGCAGTGATGCAATCAACGCCATCATTTCCAATGGCATGGTTCTTCTTAGAGTTGGACTGCTATGGGATTTGATTCCTGATTATTTTGCTTTCAGATGGGGACAAACAAGTGTGCAAGTCAGGCTGGAATGACTGCCTATGGAACCAGAAGACATCTGTATGATCCAAAGACTCAGACTGACAAACCCTACGACCAGACCACCATCAGCCTGCAGATGGGAACCAACAAAGGCGCCAGCCAGGTGATGTCTATTCAACTAATCCCCACATTGGGTTCATGGGAGCAAgcatatgtgtgtatgagcggCAGCAGGTGCTCATGTTTCTGCTGCATCCTGGTTCTTCCTGCAGGCGGGCATGTCAGCCCCCGGTACCCGCAGAGACATCTATGACCAGAAGGTGGCGCAGCAGCCACTGGACAACTCCACCATCTCCCTCCAGATGGGCACCAACAAGGTGGCGTCTCAGAGGGGTATGAGTGTGTATGGTCTGGGTCGACAGGTTTACGACCCCAAGTACTGCGCCCCCCCGACGGAGCCAGTCATCCACGCCAACGGCAGCCAGG
This region includes:
- the cnn3a gene encoding calponin-3a, yielding MSHFNKGPAYGLSAEVRSKIAQKYDPQKEEELRFWIEEVTGMSIGENFQKGLKDGVVLCELINKLQTGSVKRINLSQLNWHKLENLGNFIKAILAYGLKPNDIFEANDLFENGNMTQVQTTLLALASMAKTKGMDTKIDIGVKYADKQARHFDHEKIKAGQCVIGLQMGTNKCASQAGMTAYGTRRHLYDPKTQTDKPYDQTTISLQMGTNKGASQAGMSAPGTRRDIYDQKVAQQPLDNSTISLQMGTNKVASQRGMSVYGLGRQVYDPKYCAPPTEPVIHANGSQGAGTNGSEMSDSDYQAEFQEDEYPGPYHDDYSSQYSDQGIDY